The Candidatus Defluviibacterium haderslevense DNA window ATCTAGAAGTTTTTCATATACTTTTTAGTCTTAGTCAAAATGCGTTACCAGCAGATACTTTAAAAACATTTAACCTAGCAATGGAAGCTTACAAAGCACTTTTGGATGGTTCAAGTTTTGAAGCCACAGCCCGCAAATATTCTAATGATCTATCTTCAGCACCTAAAGGAGGTAGATTAGGTTGGTTTACAGCCATGATGCCAGATGGGTTTTATGCTTTGGAAAATGCTATTTATTCTTTAGAGAAGGGAAAATTTTCGAGACCTATTAGAACCAGATTGGGCTACCATATCGTAAAAGTGAATAATATCCGCCCAGCTAGAAGGCGTATGGAAGCAGCGCATATTTTAATTAAAAAGGCTCAAAAAGGGAGTCCTGATGTATTTGCTCAAATGAAGGCCGATAGTATTTATAAATTGATCAAAAAAGGATCCAGTTTTGAAGAATTAGCCAGAACCACTAGTGACGATAAGACAACCATGTTAATTGGTGGTAATGTTGGTTTTTTTGGAATTAATCAATATGAATCAAGTTTTGAAGATGCAGCTTTTAACCTTGCAAAAGATGGCGATATTGCCCCACCAGTTGAAACAAATATTGGATGGCATATTATCAAACGATTGAGACATGAAGATGAATTGCCATATGATCGGGCAAAACGTAAAATCCAAGCAGATATAACTAGAGATAGTCGTTTCGCACAAGCACAAGGTAGCTTGATTGAAAAGATTAAAATTGAATCTAATTTTAAAGAAAATTCACAGGCACTGGATCATTTCGCAAATCAAATGGATACCAATTTCTTTACTTATAAGTGGAAAGCTCCAGAAAATTTAGTAAAAGAAAATATAGCTACGTTAGGAGTTAATACCCTAACTTCTGAAGATTTTTCTGATTATGTTAAATCTAATACCAGACAAAGACTTCAAAATTCAGAATCAAAAAATATTAGAATTACCATCCAAACTATGTTTGACGATTTTATTGCACAGAAATGTTTACAATATGAGGAAGGCAGATTAGAAGAAAAATATCCTGACTTTAAAGCATTAATGCGTGAATATCGTGAGGGTATATTACTTTTTGAAGCCACTAAAAATGTGGTTTGGGATAGAGCATCTGAAGATACGACCGGACTTAAAGCTTTTTATGAAAAAAATAAAAATAATTATAAGTGGGATGAAAGAGCAGTTATATATACTGTTTCTATAGATACTTCAAATGTTAAACTTGCGACTAAAATTTATAATTATATACAAAAGAAAGATTTGGATAAGGCAATTGCCAAATTTGATAAAAAGAAAGATTTTATCTCTTATCAGAAGACGGTGAACGAGAAAAAAAATACAGATAGTTACGCAGGTTTAAAATTTGAAAAAGGCTTTGTAAGTGCATTGGTTAAAGAAGAAAATTCAAATATATTTACCTTTAAAAAAGTAGATCAGATTTTAGGAGTAGGAAATAAATCTTTAGATGATGCTAGAGGTTATATAATAGCAGATTATCAGGATTACTTAGAATCCTTATGGATTGATGAATTAAAACAAAAATATCCGGTTCAAATCAATACAGAAGAATTAAACAAAATGGTTCGTAAATAAAAGTTATGTATGGAAGGTCATGTTTTTTGTATTTAATAATAAGCACTTGGGTCTTATTATTATGTTCATGCAAAGAAACAGAACCTAAAAAAGTTACTGGAGATATTAAAGATCAACTTGTAGCAACATATAAATCTAATAAATTATTCTATTCAGACATCGAACCAATGATATTCTCATTTACTTCAAGTGAGGATAGTGCCAATTTAGTTTCTGGTGCTATTGATCGCTGGACTAAGGAAGTTATTTTTTTGGAAGAAGCAAAGCGTGTTATAGATCAAAATGAAATATTAGATTTAGTTGAAGATTATAAAAATTCTTTGATTTTAGATCGCTTCGAAAACAAGCTGATCAATGAGAAATTGGATACACTCATTTCTGATCAGGAATTATTAAAATATTATAATAGTAACAAAAGCGAGTATAAATTGGATGGTCCAATAATTAGGATGCTTTTTGCAAAATTTTCAAAGCCTCAAAAGGAACAAAAAATGTTTGAGGATTTATGGAGCAATCCTACAAATTCTAATTTGTTGCAATTGCAAAAATTTTGCCAGAATAATGCTGAAATAAGTCTCTTGAAACCAGACAAATGGCAAAAATGGAATGACATTCAAAATAATTTTCCAGATCGGTTAATAACCTTAAATACACTTTATAAAGGTATGAATAGGCAATTTGCTGATTTTAAATATGTATATTATACCAAAGTAATTGATATAGTACTTCCCAATCAGGATCCCCCACTTTCATTTGTAAAAGAACAAGCCCGAGAATCCATATTACATCAAAGAAAAATTAATTTAATTAATCAGTTTAAAATCCAGTTTTACGAAAATCAATTGAAACAAAAAAATATTAAGTAATTAGAATGCCGTTTTTACGTTCTATCATTAATAAGCCAATTTTTAAATATGAAATTACAGATAAATAAAATGAAGTTCAATATTTTGCTATTTTTTATATTAGGTATAAATATCAGTTTTAGTCAGGAAAGTAAAACCATTGATAAGATAATTGGTAAAATAGGAGGCGAAATTATTTTGTATTCCGATTGGAATGATCAGGTTTCTTATATAAAGGAAAAACAAACACAACTCTCAGATGAAGATCAATGCGCTATTTTG harbors:
- a CDS encoding peptidylprolyl isomerase, coding for MKFSTKLFVIFLSISSNLFAQKSDPVLFSVAGNPVKVSEFDYIYNKNNGKDANYSRQSLEDYLNLYTRFKLKVQAARDMKLDTIPSLIKELEGYRQQLTTNYLNDKEVTDKLANEVYERQKKDLEVFHILFSLSQNALPADTLKTFNLAMEAYKALLDGSSFEATARKYSNDLSSAPKGGRLGWFTAMMPDGFYALENAIYSLEKGKFSRPIRTRLGYHIVKVNNIRPARRRMEAAHILIKKAQKGSPDVFAQMKADSIYKLIKKGSSFEELARTTSDDKTTMLIGGNVGFFGINQYESSFEDAAFNLAKDGDIAPPVETNIGWHIIKRLRHEDELPYDRAKRKIQADITRDSRFAQAQGSLIEKIKIESNFKENSQALDHFANQMDTNFFTYKWKAPENLVKENIATLGVNTLTSEDFSDYVKSNTRQRLQNSESKNIRITIQTMFDDFIAQKCLQYEEGRLEEKYPDFKALMREYREGILLFEATKNVVWDRASEDTTGLKAFYEKNKNNYKWDERAVIYTVSIDTSNVKLATKIYNYIQKKDLDKAIAKFDKKKDFISYQKTVNEKKNTDSYAGLKFEKGFVSALVKEENSNIFTFKKVDQILGVGNKSLDDARGYIIADYQDYLESLWIDELKQKYPVQINTEELNKMVRK
- a CDS encoding peptidyl-prolyl cis-trans isomerase — translated: MYGRSCFLYLIISTWVLLLCSCKETEPKKVTGDIKDQLVATYKSNKLFYSDIEPMIFSFTSSEDSANLVSGAIDRWTKEVIFLEEAKRVIDQNEILDLVEDYKNSLILDRFENKLINEKLDTLISDQELLKYYNSNKSEYKLDGPIIRMLFAKFSKPQKEQKMFEDLWSNPTNSNLLQLQKFCQNNAEISLLKPDKWQKWNDIQNNFPDRLITLNTLYKGMNRQFADFKYVYYTKVIDIVLPNQDPPLSFVKEQARESILHQRKINLINQFKIQFYENQLKQKNIK